CTGCGCACCGCCCTCGCCCAGGTGCAGCCGGGTCGCCCGGTGCTGCTCCCAGCGCGCCTGCTCGTCCGCCGTCAGGCTGTCCGGGAAGTTGCGCGCGCGGTAGCGGAACAGGATCTCCTCCAGCCGGGCGTCCTCGAAGGCGACCTTGCCCTGCGCGACGCGGTCGGCCAGCGCCTCGGGTGCGAGGCCGCGCAGGCGCTCCAGCGAGCGGCGGTCGTCGTTGGAGACGAAGCCGCCGTACAGGTCCTCGTCGACGTCGACGCCGCCCTCGCCCGCCGGGCGCTGGAACACCTGCGACCACAGCCGCGAGAGCTCCCCGCCGCGCGCCGCCAGCGTCTGCGCGTGCGCCTGCCCCTGCGCGAGGTCCAGGCCCCAGCGGGCCGCCATCTCGGGCGACAGGATCTTCATCGACGAGATCACGATCGGCGACTTGTTGACGTGGATGGTCTTGATCGGCAGCCGCGTCACGCCCTCGGGCAGCAGTTCCTGTTTCGTGTACATCCGCAGCCGGATCGTCTCGGCGTCCAGCGCCAGCAGCTCGGCCGGATCGCTGCCCAGGTCCCAGACGATCAGCTCGTTCTTGTTGGTCGGATGCGGCGCCAGCGGCCAGACCAGCGCGATACAGCCGCGCTCCGTGCCGTACATGCCCGACACGTGGAGGAAAGGCCGGTTCGTGCCGATCTCCGCCCAGACCGCGTCCTTGCGGCGCAGCTTCAGGCAGAAGTCCCACAGCCGCGGCTGCTTGTCCTTGATCAGCCGGGCCAGCGCGATCGTGGCGCGCACGTCCGACAGCGCATCGTGTGCCGCCTCGTGCGCCAGGCCGTTGGCGGCGGTCAGGTGCTCCAGCTTGAAGGACGGCCGGCCGTCCTCGTGCTTCGGCCATTCGATGCCTTCCGGACGCAGCGCGTAGGCGCAGCGCACGACGTCCAGCAGGTCCCAGCGGCCGCAGTCGTTCTGCCATTCACGGCCGTAGGGATCGATCAGGTTGCGCCAGAACAGGAAGCGCGTCACCTCGTCGTCGAAGCGGATCGTGTTGTAGCCCAGCCCGACGGTGCCGGGTCGTGACAGCTCGGCGTGGATGTCGGCGGCGAAGCGGTGTTCGGCCACGCCCTGCTCGGCGCAGGTCTGCGGGAGGATCCCGGTCAGCAGGCAGGACTCGGGATCGGGCAGCGAATCGGTCGGCGGCTGGCAGTACACCATCAGCGGATCGCCGATCTCGTTCAGGTCCGCATCGGTGCGGATGCCGGCGAACTGCGCCGGCCGGTCGCGGCGCGGCACGCGTCCGAAGGTCTCGTAGTCGTGCCAGTAGAAAGTCATCTCGTGCATGGGGCGGGACGATACCTCAGCGGGGCGGCGGCGCCGGGGAGACGGGCGGGCATCGGGCCAGGATCACCGCCCTCCGGGAGGCCTGGCGTCCGCTTCGCGGATACTGCGGCGCGATTGCCCCCTGACACCCAACCCGGCCACACCGCCCCCCAGATCCCGATGCCGCTCAGCCACCTGCTCCTGTGCCTGTCGATCGCCGCGACCCTGTTGCCGGTGCGAGCCCCCTGGCCCTGGCTGTCCCTGCTGATCATGGCGGTGACCGCCGGGCTGGTGAACGGCCAGCTCACCATCGCCGCGATGGTGCCGGTGGCCGCGCTGGGGGCCCTGGCCTGGATGGCGATCGAGGCCCGCCACCGCCCGCGCCGCGAGGCGGCCCTGATGCTGCTGATGCTGGTGATCGGCTTCGCGCTGGCGCTGCACCTGCTGCCGGGGTTCCTGAACCCGAGCTACCTGGCCACGACCTCCGACGCCCGGCCGCCGTCGCTCAAGTACCTGAACTTCGACAAGGGCGTCGCCGGCATGCTGATGCTGGCGGTGCTGGCCTCGCAGCAGCGCCGACGGTGGGAAAGGGCGGAAGCGACGCCGTCGTCGCCCTCGGCGCCCTCGGCGCCTTTCACGCCCCCGACGGGCCTGCCCCGCTTCGCGCTCTGGGCGGTCGTCGCCGCGACGCTCGCCCTGCCCTGGCTGCTGGCGGTGATCGCCGGCATCGGCCAGCCGACGCTGCGCTGGCCGGACAACGCCAGCCTGTATCTGGCGGCCAACCTCTTCCTGACCTGCGTCGCCGAGGAAGCCGCCTTCCGCGGCGTCATCCAGGGCCTGCTGGCGCGCCGGCTGGGCTCCGACCTGCGCACCCTGAACGGCTGGCTGCCGGTGCTGCTGGCCACCGTGCTGTTCAGCCTGGCCCATGCGCCGGGCGGCACGCTCTACGTGGCGCTGGCCATGCTGGCCGGCCTGGGGTACGGACTGGCCTACACGCTGTCGCGCCGCATCGAGGTGGCCATCGTGCTGCACTTCGGGCTCAACGCGCTGGTCTTCCTGACCTTGAACCTCGGGCACGGTTGATGCCCTGGGGGCACACACCGCCGATGCCCACCCCGTGGGTCAGCCGTGTGTCTTCTGTGTACGGATTGTTGCCGTACGCAGCCGAGCCGGGACAGCCCCGGATGTCTGACGATAATCCGCCGACTTGAACTCGTGCGCCCCGCATGCAGCAGATCGCCCAATTCGCCCGCAACGTCGCTCATACCCTGGCCGGGTTCTTCCTGGCGCTCTGGCGCCGTACCGCGCCGCTCCGGGACTCGCTGCGTGAACTGCCCACGTGGAAGCGCATCGCCGTGTGGGCCGGCGCCGGCGTGCTGGCCGTGGTGCTGCTCATCG
This genomic stretch from Mitsuaria sp. 7 harbors:
- the sbcB gene encoding exodeoxyribonuclease I, with the translated sequence MHEMTFYWHDYETFGRVPRRDRPAQFAGIRTDADLNEIGDPLMVYCQPPTDSLPDPESCLLTGILPQTCAEQGVAEHRFAADIHAELSRPGTVGLGYNTIRFDDEVTRFLFWRNLIDPYGREWQNDCGRWDLLDVVRCAYALRPEGIEWPKHEDGRPSFKLEHLTAANGLAHEAAHDALSDVRATIALARLIKDKQPRLWDFCLKLRRKDAVWAEIGTNRPFLHVSGMYGTERGCIALVWPLAPHPTNKNELIVWDLGSDPAELLALDAETIRLRMYTKQELLPEGVTRLPIKTIHVNKSPIVISSMKILSPEMAARWGLDLAQGQAHAQTLAARGGELSRLWSQVFQRPAGEGGVDVDEDLYGGFVSNDDRRSLERLRGLAPEALADRVAQGKVAFEDARLEEILFRYRARNFPDSLTADEQARWEQHRATRLHLGEGGAQTLEAFFERIDTLAQTAEESEDERAGEILSALYDWAEQIAPPPP
- a CDS encoding CPBP family intramembrane glutamic endopeptidase produces the protein MPPDTQPGHTAPQIPMPLSHLLLCLSIAATLLPVRAPWPWLSLLIMAVTAGLVNGQLTIAAMVPVAALGALAWMAIEARHRPRREAALMLLMLVIGFALALHLLPGFLNPSYLATTSDARPPSLKYLNFDKGVAGMLMLAVLASQQRRRWERAEATPSSPSAPSAPFTPPTGLPRFALWAVVAATLALPWLLAVIAGIGQPTLRWPDNASLYLAANLFLTCVAEEAAFRGVIQGLLARRLGSDLRTLNGWLPVLLATVLFSLAHAPGGTLYVALAMLAGLGYGLAYTLSRRIEVAIVLHFGLNALVFLTLNLGHG